In one Ralstonia pickettii genomic region, the following are encoded:
- the fahA gene encoding fumarylacetoacetase, which produces MTTRQLSWLESANTPDTHFPLENLPFGIFSTKENPSPRAGVALGDQVIDLGVLDDAGLLPAATRGTFRTGKLNTFIALGKPVWSDTRKKLQALFSVADTHVRDNATLHARALVPQAHAVMHLPIDIPGYTDFYSSREHATNVGRMFRDPENALLPNWLEIPIGYNGRASSVVVSGTPLHRPMGQIKLPDQPRPIFTACRKLDYELEMAFVVGKPSALGEPVSVDAAPDYMFGVVLLNDWSARDIQQWEYVPLGPFNSKGFGTSISPWIVTMEALEPFRVANPVQSPEPLEYLRQSRPNAYDIALETALRPHGGERTTIARTNFRAMYWTMAQQLAHHTVSGCNVRVGDLMGSGTISGTTPDSYGSLLELTVNGKQPLDLGNGTTRAFLEDGDEVTMTGWCQGDGYRVGFGEVRGEILPARSVK; this is translated from the coding sequence ATGACCACCCGCCAACTAAGCTGGCTAGAATCCGCCAACACCCCCGACACCCACTTCCCCCTGGAAAACCTGCCCTTCGGCATCTTCTCCACCAAGGAAAACCCGTCGCCACGCGCAGGCGTAGCCCTTGGCGATCAGGTCATCGATCTCGGCGTGCTGGATGACGCCGGCCTGCTCCCCGCAGCAACCCGCGGCACGTTCCGCACCGGCAAGCTCAACACCTTCATCGCACTCGGCAAGCCCGTCTGGTCCGACACCCGCAAGAAGCTCCAAGCGCTCTTCAGCGTGGCCGACACCCACGTGCGCGACAACGCCACGCTGCACGCCCGTGCGCTGGTGCCGCAAGCCCATGCCGTGATGCATCTGCCCATCGATATCCCGGGCTATACGGACTTCTATTCGTCGCGCGAGCACGCCACCAACGTCGGCCGCATGTTCCGCGATCCCGAAAACGCGCTGCTGCCGAACTGGCTGGAAATCCCGATCGGCTATAACGGCCGCGCCAGCTCCGTGGTGGTGAGCGGAACACCGTTGCACCGCCCGATGGGCCAGATCAAGCTGCCCGACCAGCCGCGCCCGATCTTCACGGCCTGCCGCAAGCTGGACTACGAACTCGAGATGGCCTTTGTGGTTGGCAAGCCGAGCGCGCTGGGTGAGCCGGTTTCCGTCGACGCGGCACCGGACTACATGTTCGGCGTCGTGCTCCTCAACGACTGGAGCGCACGCGACATTCAGCAATGGGAATACGTGCCGCTCGGCCCGTTCAACTCGAAGGGGTTCGGCACATCGATCTCGCCGTGGATCGTCACGATGGAGGCGCTGGAACCGTTCCGCGTGGCCAACCCGGTGCAGTCGCCCGAGCCGCTGGAGTACCTGCGGCAGAGCCGGCCCAACGCGTACGACATCGCTCTCGAAACTGCATTGCGGCCCCACGGTGGCGAACGCACCACCATCGCCCGCACAAACTTTCGCGCGATGTACTGGACGATGGCGCAGCAGCTCGCGCACCACACGGTGTCCGGCTGCAACGTGCGCGTGGGTGACCTGATGGGCTCGGGCACCATCAGCGGAACAACGCCGGATTCCTACGGCAGCCTGCTGGAGCTGACTGTCAACGGCAAGCAGCCGCTGGACCTCGGCAACGGCACCACGCGCGCCTTCCTGGAAGACGGCGACGAAGTCACCATGACCGGCTGGTGCCAGGGCGATGGCTATCGCGTGGGCTTTGGGGAAGTGCGCGGCGAAATCCTGCCGGCGCGCAGTGTGAAGTAA
- a CDS encoding acyl-CoA dehydrogenase family protein, with the protein MALDDESFGLLQQSVQRFIQERLVPAENILEEEDDVPADIVADMKEMGLFGLSIPEEYGGIGLAMVQECEVAYDLGHTALAFRSVFGTNVGIGSQGILMDGTDAQKADYLPRIASGELIISFALTEPNAGSDAASLQTRATPDGDHYVINGTKRYITNAPRAGAFTLMARTGGEGAGGISALIVPADTPGITLGKPDKKMGQRGTKTCDVMLDNVRVPAANIIGGVAGQGFKTAMKVLDRGRLHISALACGMAHRLITDAVAYAKERKQFGQPIADFQLIQAMLADSQTELYAGMSMVRDCARRYDAKPVGKQDHEVSMLASCAKMFCTEMVGRVADRAVQIHGGAGYIAEYKAERFYRDVRLLRLYEGTTQIQQLIIAKNLLRD; encoded by the coding sequence ATGGCGCTCGACGACGAATCCTTCGGCTTGCTGCAGCAATCGGTGCAGCGCTTCATCCAGGAACGGCTCGTGCCGGCGGAGAACATCCTCGAGGAAGAGGACGACGTGCCCGCCGACATCGTTGCCGACATGAAAGAGATGGGCCTCTTCGGCCTGTCGATTCCGGAAGAGTACGGCGGCATTGGCCTGGCGATGGTGCAGGAATGCGAGGTGGCGTACGACCTGGGGCACACGGCGCTGGCCTTCCGCTCGGTGTTCGGCACCAACGTCGGCATCGGCTCACAGGGCATCCTGATGGACGGCACCGATGCGCAGAAAGCCGACTACTTGCCGCGCATTGCCAGCGGCGAACTGATCATCTCGTTTGCGCTGACGGAACCGAACGCGGGGTCGGATGCGGCGTCGCTGCAGACGCGCGCCACCCCGGACGGCGATCACTACGTCATCAACGGCACCAAGCGCTACATCACCAACGCGCCGCGCGCCGGGGCATTCACGCTGATGGCGCGCACAGGCGGCGAAGGCGCGGGCGGCATCTCCGCCCTCATCGTGCCGGCCGACACGCCGGGCATCACATTGGGCAAGCCTGACAAGAAGATGGGGCAGCGCGGCACCAAGACGTGCGATGTGATGCTCGACAACGTGCGGGTGCCCGCCGCCAACATCATCGGCGGCGTGGCGGGGCAGGGCTTCAAGACGGCGATGAAGGTGCTGGATCGGGGCCGTCTGCATATCTCGGCGCTGGCCTGCGGCATGGCGCATCGGCTCATCACCGACGCGGTGGCCTACGCCAAGGAGCGCAAACAGTTCGGTCAGCCCATCGCAGACTTTCAGTTGATTCAGGCCATGCTCGCCGATAGCCAGACAGAGCTGTACGCCGGCATGTCGATGGTGCGGGATTGTGCGCGCCGCTACGACGCAAAGCCCGTCGGCAAACAGGATCACGAGGTCAGCATGCTGGCCTCGTGCGCCAAGATGTTCTGCACCGAGATGGTCGGTCGCGTGGCGGATCGTGCAGTGCAGATTCACGGTGGCGCGGGCTACATTGCCGAGTACAAGGCCGAGCGCTTCTATCGCGATGTGCGCCTGTTGCGCCTATACGAAGGCACCACGCAGATTCAGCAGCTCATCATCGCCAAGAACCTGCTGCGCGACTAG
- a CDS encoding FMN-binding negative transcriptional regulator, with translation MYIPAHFEESRPEALHDLIAQNPFGTLVTHGEHGLDANHIPFLLLPEEGKLGVLHAHVARANPVWKDVANGDEVLVIFRAGDAYISPTWYPSKHEAHRQVPTWNYRVAHTHGRITVRDDERFVRGVVARLTRTYEASQPAPWKMSDAPSDYTDALLKMIVGIEIEITRIEGKLKLSQNKETRDIVGAGEALRASGERVIGDAMLACAAAKTE, from the coding sequence ATGTACATTCCCGCCCACTTTGAAGAATCGCGCCCTGAGGCGCTGCACGACCTGATCGCGCAGAATCCGTTCGGGACGCTCGTCACGCATGGCGAGCATGGGCTGGACGCGAACCACATCCCGTTCTTGCTGCTGCCGGAAGAGGGCAAGCTTGGCGTGCTGCATGCCCACGTGGCGCGCGCCAACCCGGTCTGGAAAGACGTGGCGAATGGCGATGAGGTGCTCGTCATCTTCCGCGCGGGCGATGCGTATATTTCACCGACGTGGTATCCGAGCAAGCACGAAGCCCACCGGCAGGTGCCGACATGGAACTACCGCGTCGCGCATACGCATGGCCGGATCACCGTGCGTGACGACGAGCGTTTTGTGCGCGGCGTCGTGGCACGCCTGACGCGCACGTATGAGGCATCGCAACCTGCGCCGTGGAAGATGTCCGACGCCCCATCGGACTACACCGACGCGCTGCTCAAGATGATCGTCGGCATCGAGATCGAGATCACGCGCATCGAAGGCAAGCTCAAGCTGAGTCAGAACAAAGAGACGCGAGATATCGTCGGCGCCGGCGAGGCGCTCAGGGCCAGCGGCGAGCGTGTGATCGGCGACGCGATGCTGGCCTGCGCTGCTGCCAAGACGGAATAA
- the hmgA gene encoding homogentisate 1,2-dioxygenase — protein MNMLAPTVKNAFTPASLDRPAYQSGFGNEFATEALPGALPHGQNSPQKAPYGLYAEQISGTAFTAPRAHNRRSWLYRIRPGAVHLPFEAMAQGCFHSNFNEVPPSPNQLRWDPLPAPAAGTDFIDGIVTFAGNGGPDAQTGCGIHLYAANASMTERFFYNADGELLIVPQQGRLRLLTEMGVVDVEPLEIVVVPRGVRFRVELPDGDARGYICENFGALFRLPDLGVIGSNGLANPRDFLTPHAWYEDREGNFELVAKFQGSLWTAKIGHSPLDVVAWHGNLAPYKYDLRLFNTIGSISYDHPDPSIFLVLQSPSDTPGVDTIDFVIFPPRWLAAENTFRPPWFHRNVASEFMGLIQGVYDAKAEGFVPGGASLHNCMSGHGPDADTFEKASNGDTTKPHKVDATMAFMFETPAVIRPTRFAAESAQLQAKYFECWQGLKKHFDPTKR, from the coding sequence ATGAACATGCTCGCCCCGACGGTCAAGAACGCATTCACCCCGGCGTCGCTGGACCGGCCCGCTTACCAAAGCGGCTTCGGCAACGAGTTCGCCACCGAAGCCCTGCCCGGCGCGCTGCCGCACGGCCAGAACTCCCCGCAGAAGGCGCCGTATGGCCTGTATGCGGAGCAGATTTCCGGCACGGCGTTCACCGCCCCGCGTGCGCACAACCGCCGCTCGTGGCTTTATCGCATTCGCCCGGGTGCGGTGCATCTGCCGTTCGAGGCCATGGCGCAAGGCTGCTTCCACAGCAACTTCAACGAGGTACCGCCCTCGCCCAACCAGCTGCGCTGGGACCCGCTGCCCGCACCGGCGGCCGGCACCGATTTCATCGACGGCATCGTGACCTTCGCCGGCAACGGCGGGCCGGACGCGCAAACCGGCTGCGGCATCCACCTGTACGCCGCCAATGCGTCGATGACGGAGCGCTTCTTCTACAACGCCGACGGCGAACTGCTGATCGTCCCGCAGCAAGGCCGCCTGCGTCTGCTGACGGAGATGGGCGTGGTCGATGTCGAACCGCTGGAGATTGTCGTTGTCCCGCGCGGCGTGCGCTTCCGCGTCGAACTGCCGGATGGCGACGCACGCGGCTACATCTGCGAGAACTTCGGCGCGCTCTTCCGCTTGCCCGACCTGGGCGTGATCGGCTCGAACGGCCTGGCCAACCCGCGCGACTTCCTCACCCCGCACGCGTGGTACGAAGACCGCGAGGGCAACTTCGAACTCGTCGCAAAATTCCAAGGCAGCCTGTGGACCGCGAAGATCGGCCACTCACCGCTGGACGTTGTTGCCTGGCACGGCAACCTCGCGCCGTACAAGTACGACCTGCGCCTGTTCAACACCATCGGCTCGATCAGCTACGACCATCCGGACCCGTCGATCTTCCTGGTGCTGCAAAGCCCCTCCGACACGCCGGGCGTGGACACCATCGACTTCGTGATCTTCCCGCCGCGCTGGCTCGCCGCCGAAAACACATTCCGCCCGCCCTGGTTCCACCGCAACGTCGCAAGCGAATTCATGGGCCTGATCCAGGGCGTGTACGACGCCAAGGCCGAAGGCTTCGTGCCGGGCGGCGCCAGCCTGCACAACTGCATGAGCGGCCACGGCCCCGATGCCGACACGTTCGAAAAAGCCAGCAACGGCGACACCACCAAGCCGCACAAGGTCGACGCAACGATGGCCTTCATGTTCGAAACGCCAGCCGTGATCCGCCCCACGCGCTTCGCGGCGGAATCGGCGCAACTGCAAGCCAAGTACTTCGAATGCTGGCAAGGCCTGAAGAAGCATTTCGACCCCACCAAGCGTTAA